In Croceicoccus sp. Ery15, a genomic segment contains:
- the istB gene encoding IS21-like element helper ATPase IstB, with product MSSQAPELLLASHLKTLKLPTFLREHDKLARQCAAEGVDHVRYLARLVELELIDRERRMVERRIKAARFPAAKSLDSFDFAAIPKLNKMQVLELARCDWITRRENVIALGPSGTGKTHVAIGLGLAACQKGLTVGFITASALVSEMMEARDERRLLRLHKQMTGYKLLIIDELGFVPLSKTGAELLFELISQRYERGSTLITSNLPFDEWTETFGSERLTGALLDRLTHHVSILEMNGESYRLAQSQARKARPNP from the coding sequence ATGAGCAGCCAAGCTCCCGAACTGCTGCTCGCCAGCCACCTCAAGACGCTCAAGCTGCCAACCTTCCTGCGCGAGCATGACAAGCTGGCCCGGCAATGCGCAGCAGAGGGCGTAGATCATGTCCGCTACCTTGCTCGGCTTGTCGAACTGGAACTGATCGACCGGGAACGCCGGATGGTCGAGCGCCGGATCAAGGCCGCGCGGTTCCCGGCCGCCAAGAGCCTCGACAGCTTCGACTTTGCCGCCATTCCGAAGCTCAACAAGATGCAGGTGCTCGAACTGGCGCGTTGTGACTGGATTACCCGTCGCGAGAACGTCATCGCCCTTGGCCCGTCGGGGACCGGCAAGACCCATGTCGCGATCGGTCTTGGCCTGGCGGCCTGCCAGAAGGGCCTGACGGTCGGGTTCATCACTGCTTCCGCGCTGGTCAGCGAGATGATGGAGGCACGCGACGAACGCCGCCTACTGCGCTTACACAAGCAGATGACCGGCTATAAGCTTCTCATCATCGATGAGCTGGGGTTCGTGCCCCTCTCCAAAACCGGCGCGGAACTGCTGTTCGAGCTGATCTCACAGCGCTACGAACGCGGCTCGACGCTGATCACCAGCAACCTGCCGTTCGACGAATGGACCGAGACGTTCGGTTCCGAGCGCCTGACAGGCGCGCTCCTCGACCGGCTCACCCACCACGTCAGCATCCTCGAGATGAACGGCGAGAGCTATCGCCTGGCCCAGAGCCAGGCACGCAAAGCACGTCCCAACCCCTGA
- a CDS encoding competence protein CoiA family protein, with amino-acid sequence MITTAYREDGTAVDVDEAESGGGDGLICDCGVPVVAKKGPERDWHFAHQAGLKSCRIAIDGQMRRFLENAALDFRIELPPKDNRRGMVDAIVVESVVRAGLIVLLLYDQADRKLLVVVEVKKSGAREMRELIGRSTLSAIFVSLVCHRTKSDEELRNAFCRSASREWWRWKPELLTPLSPKIDENGMLLPPLTEEALLEKIFRTAQR; translated from the coding sequence ATGATCACCACCGCTTATCGCGAAGACGGCACTGCCGTGGATGTCGATGAGGCAGAAAGTGGGGGCGGAGACGGACTCATTTGCGATTGCGGCGTGCCAGTAGTCGCGAAGAAGGGTCCAGAACGCGATTGGCATTTCGCACACCAAGCGGGCTTGAAAAGCTGTCGGATTGCCATCGATGGTCAGATGAGACGGTTCCTCGAAAACGCTGCTCTCGATTTTCGGATTGAACTCCCACCAAAGGATAATCGGCGGGGCATGGTGGATGCGATTGTCGTGGAATCCGTAGTGCGCGCGGGACTGATCGTTTTGCTGCTTTACGATCAAGCAGATCGAAAGCTGCTCGTCGTGGTGGAGGTGAAAAAATCAGGAGCGCGGGAAATGCGGGAACTCATTGGGCGTTCGACGCTATCGGCGATCTTCGTTTCACTAGTCTGCCACAGGACCAAGTCTGATGAAGAATTGAGGAACGCGTTTTGCCGGTCAGCCTCTCGCGAATGGTGGCGATGGAAACCCGAACTGCTAACGCCTCTGTCTCCCAAAATTGACGAAAATGGGATGTTGCTCCCACCACTGACGGAGGAGGCGCTGCTTGAGAAAATATTTAGAACGGCGCAGCGCTGA
- a CDS encoding IS1380 family transposase: MNNDIASAFGFPAVGRKKVTAAFDGGRLTSDGGVLLLAQAERAMGICQRLAACISDPRDPGRVVHHLDDILRARIFAISCGYEDADDLDALRDDPGFRLALGKLPGSGVGLASQPTMSRWENAPTTRELARMMAAMIDIYCASYPAAPAAVTLDIDDTCDVVHGYQQLSFWNGHHGERCFLPIHVYDTATGRPVAMLLRTGKTPSGAEAAGHIRRLMRHLRRHWPETHITIRGDGHYGRPEVMALCEAAGVDYVFGLPTNAALRADPEIVVAADACAVKRAQRQYPVLRGYAETRYGAKSWKCQRRVVARIEASTLGMDIRYVVTSLTEGSAEHIYDTLYCARGQAENLIKRHKSQLASDRTSCRSAGANQMRLILHTAAYWLLWRIQQEIPRATALATAEFATLRLRLLKVAARVIETATRIRVAFASACPDAGVFKAITTSLRPAPT; encoded by the coding sequence ATGAACAACGATATCGCAAGCGCATTTGGATTCCCAGCAGTCGGCCGCAAGAAAGTCACAGCCGCTTTCGACGGCGGCCGGCTTACCTCGGATGGCGGCGTGTTGCTGCTGGCACAGGCCGAACGAGCGATGGGGATCTGCCAGCGGCTTGCAGCCTGCATTTCCGATCCGCGTGACCCGGGCAGAGTGGTGCATCACCTCGACGATATCCTGCGCGCCCGCATCTTTGCGATCAGCTGTGGCTATGAGGACGCCGATGATCTCGACGCTCTGCGCGACGATCCGGGCTTCCGCCTGGCGCTGGGCAAGCTGCCGGGATCGGGCGTGGGGCTTGCGAGCCAACCGACCATGAGCCGGTGGGAAAATGCGCCGACTACGCGCGAGTTGGCCAGGATGATGGCCGCGATGATCGACATCTACTGCGCCAGCTATCCCGCCGCGCCGGCGGCGGTGACGCTGGATATCGATGACACCTGTGATGTCGTGCACGGCTATCAGCAACTCTCGTTCTGGAACGGTCATCACGGGGAGCGCTGCTTCCTGCCGATTCATGTCTACGACACCGCCACCGGTCGGCCGGTGGCAATGCTGCTGCGCACCGGCAAGACACCGTCGGGCGCCGAAGCTGCCGGCCACATCCGGCGCCTGATGCGCCATCTGCGTCGGCACTGGCCTGAGACGCACATCACCATCCGCGGCGACGGGCACTATGGCCGGCCCGAGGTCATGGCCTTGTGCGAGGCGGCCGGCGTCGATTACGTGTTCGGCCTGCCAACCAACGCCGCGCTGCGTGCTGATCCCGAAATCGTCGTTGCCGCCGATGCCTGCGCGGTTAAACGGGCTCAGCGCCAATATCCGGTCCTGCGAGGCTATGCCGAGACCCGCTACGGCGCCAAAAGCTGGAAATGCCAGCGCCGCGTTGTCGCCCGGATTGAGGCCAGCACGCTGGGCATGGACATTCGCTATGTCGTCACCTCGCTGACCGAAGGCTCGGCCGAGCACATCTACGACACGCTGTACTGCGCCCGCGGTCAGGCCGAGAACCTGATCAAGCGCCACAAGAGCCAGCTCGCCAGCGATCGCACCTCGTGCCGCTCGGCGGGCGCCAACCAGATGCGCCTCATCCTGCACACCGCCGCATACTGGCTCCTGTGGCGAATCCAGCAGGAAATCCCAAGAGCCACCGCACTCGCCACCGCCGAGTTCGCCACGCTGCGCCTGCGCCTGCTCAAGGTCGCTGCCCGCGTCATCGAAACCGCCACGCGTATCCGCGTCGCCTTCGCTTCGGCTTGCCCGGATGCCGGTGTGTTCAAGGCCATCACCACCAGTCTGCGACCAGCGCCCACATAG
- a CDS encoding type IIL restriction-modification enzyme MmeI, which produces MNPVEIEEAVTQLASEPFDRADFPFQFLAAFGNKKTTIDRLRKGNTNQSDLMDGVLQRSNIHIATCSSGAVGQTLSALRDSPKTASNKAKFILATDGEEFQAEDLTSGETVACDYADFPDHFGFFLPLAGITTVEQIRESSFDIRATSRLNRLYVTLLQDNPQWASAERRTDMNHFMARLIFCFFAEDTDIFPITSGFTQTVERMSAGGADNTAEVISELFRAMNTKHSDRDTAGIARWAINFP; this is translated from the coding sequence ATGAACCCCGTCGAGATCGAAGAAGCCGTCACCCAACTCGCCTCCGAGCCGTTTGACCGAGCCGACTTTCCATTTCAGTTCCTCGCGGCGTTCGGAAATAAAAAGACCACGATTGATCGGCTGAGAAAGGGCAATACGAACCAGTCCGATCTGATGGACGGCGTGCTTCAACGCAGCAACATCCACATCGCAACCTGCTCAAGCGGTGCGGTCGGGCAGACGCTCAGCGCCCTGAGGGACAGCCCGAAGACTGCCAGCAACAAGGCTAAGTTCATCCTCGCTACTGATGGTGAGGAGTTTCAGGCCGAAGACCTGACCAGCGGTGAAACCGTTGCCTGCGACTACGCCGATTTTCCCGACCATTTTGGCTTCTTCCTACCTCTCGCGGGCATCACCACGGTCGAGCAGATTCGCGAAAGCTCGTTCGACATCCGCGCGACCAGTCGGTTGAACCGTCTCTATGTCACGCTGCTCCAAGACAACCCGCAATGGGCGAGTGCCGAACGCCGCACCGACATGAACCATTTCATGGCGCGGCTGATCTTCTGCTTCTTTGCCGAAGATACAGATATTTTCCCGATCACCTCGGGGTTCACGCAGACGGTTGAGCGGATGAGCGCCGGGGGAGCGGACAACACTGCTGAGGTCATCAGCGAGTTGTTCCGCGCCATGAACACCAAGCATTCTGATCGCGACACTGCTGGGATCGCGCGGTGGGCGATCAATTTCCCCTAG
- a CDS encoding recombinase family protein: MTKRIALYTRVSTDNQTTENQRRELLAVAEKNGWEIVAEYEDHGISGAKGRDKRPGYDALMKAVARREIDLVASWAVDRLGRSLQDLVSFLNEINAKNVDLYLHQQALDTSTPSGRAMFGMLSVFADFEREMIRSRIMAGLARSSKKGGRPALDPQKVAKIERQLKSGTSINETARKLKVGVGTVHRIKTRMAEEAIAA, encoded by the coding sequence ATGACCAAGCGCATCGCCCTCTATACCCGCGTCTCAACCGACAATCAGACGACCGAGAACCAGCGCCGCGAGCTTCTCGCCGTCGCTGAGAAGAACGGTTGGGAGATCGTCGCCGAGTATGAGGACCACGGAATCTCAGGGGCCAAAGGTCGCGACAAGCGTCCCGGATACGATGCGCTCATGAAGGCGGTGGCTCGTCGTGAGATCGATCTGGTCGCAAGCTGGGCCGTGGATCGTCTGGGACGCTCACTCCAAGACCTTGTGTCCTTCCTCAACGAGATCAACGCTAAGAATGTCGATCTCTACCTGCACCAGCAGGCGCTCGATACCTCCACGCCAAGCGGGCGCGCAATGTTCGGGATGCTCAGCGTCTTCGCCGACTTCGAACGCGAGATGATCCGCAGCCGCATCATGGCGGGGTTGGCGCGATCCTCGAAGAAAGGAGGCCGTCCCGCACTCGATCCGCAGAAGGTCGCCAAGATCGAGCGGCAACTCAAATCTGGCACTTCCATCAATGAGACCGCCCGCAAGCTCAAGGTCGGCGTCGGCACTGTCCATCGCATCAAGACTCGCATGGCCGAGGAAGCCATTGCTGCATGA
- a CDS encoding AraC family transcriptional regulator: MVTSTWARASIDSIEHLQDAVLGAGLEAIQLSRGRMRGSLAFASHDDITYSSGRIDGDVVLSGALSETMVTLGVGVVLAPGSRHWFREVESGGIGVFLGGDAHHAVYTPGSVYACATLPADRLEGIAAEMGLVMDNSQLGATGISPRSIPLDCLNSMQHDFALLHSGRADASGAEGFNGRGMLEAIIDMLAREPRAIPPASLHVGYGRLVARALDYIIANLDEPLSIAAIAREAGASHRTLYRAFHYVLDETPQSYIRKLRLNRIRYEIANDAEALCTITIIANRWGISELGRFSGWYRQLFGELPSQTRASLSAAAPRMEAEGSLALSA; this comes from the coding sequence ATGGTTACGTCGACTTGGGCGCGCGCGTCCATCGACAGCATTGAACATTTGCAGGATGCCGTTTTGGGTGCCGGTCTGGAGGCGATCCAGTTGTCGCGCGGGCGGATGCGGGGCAGTCTTGCCTTTGCCAGCCATGACGACATAACTTACAGCAGCGGACGCATCGACGGCGATGTAGTGCTGTCGGGCGCGCTTTCGGAAACCATGGTGACATTGGGCGTCGGCGTCGTGCTGGCTCCGGGATCGCGGCACTGGTTCCGCGAAGTGGAAAGCGGCGGGATCGGTGTGTTTCTGGGCGGCGATGCCCATCATGCCGTTTATACTCCCGGCTCGGTCTATGCCTGCGCCACACTGCCTGCCGACCGGCTGGAGGGGATCGCGGCCGAGATGGGTCTGGTGATGGATAACTCGCAGCTTGGCGCGACGGGCATCAGCCCACGATCGATCCCGCTGGATTGCCTGAACTCCATGCAGCACGATTTTGCACTCCTGCACAGCGGGCGCGCGGATGCTTCGGGGGCCGAAGGCTTTAACGGTCGCGGCATGCTGGAGGCGATCATCGATATGCTGGCCCGCGAACCGCGCGCGATCCCTCCCGCATCGCTGCATGTCGGCTATGGCAGGCTGGTCGCGCGCGCGCTGGACTATATCATCGCCAATCTCGACGAACCGCTGTCCATCGCCGCGATTGCGCGAGAGGCGGGGGCATCGCATCGTACGCTTTACCGCGCGTTCCACTACGTGCTCGACGAAACGCCGCAAAGCTATATCCGCAAGCTGCGGCTCAATCGCATCCGCTATGAAATCGCCAATGATGCCGAGGCGCTTTGCACCATCACCATTATCGCCAATCGCTGGGGAATCAGCGAATTGGGGCGGTTTTCGGGTTGGTATCGCCAACTGTTCGGCGAATTGCCCTCCCAAACCCGCGCAAGCCTGAGCGCCGCGGCCCCGCGGATGGAGGCGGAAGGCAGTTTGGCATTATCTGCATAG
- a CDS encoding DUF1254 domain-containing protein, with amino-acid sequence MRATMIAVAALCLAGCGQADQAETSIAASPSELTAEQARQYAHDSYVFTYPLALYYRTMYNQAIKPGMAFGQWLHLGTSTPDDTDIVTPNNDTPYSYAWVDVRAEPWVLTMPAIDKDRYYTSQWDDSWGYVIDNPGSVLDGNGGGNYLLAGPDWNGELPDGINRVIRGESTLLGTITRTQLLGGPQDMPAVRKIQQQYKLQPLSAFLGTEPPAPAPAVEWPEWTEGDEKTEKYWDYVAFMLPFIAPNPDDADAMAKLSALGVEAGKDWNPETLDPAIRDAVAQGVQDAIAEFDEWGTNPKLDSGKIFGSRATQGTDYLNRALGTYLGIFGNVSQQAMYLQIPIDASGEPLDGSKHNYTITFPKGETPPVDYFWSFTMYKVPQRWLVANPIDRYSISNRTKGIKTNADGSLTLYFQHESPGKDKESNWLPAPDGPFWMVLRNYGPDETIIDGTFPAPRPVPTGE; translated from the coding sequence ATGCGTGCGACTATGATTGCGGTAGCAGCCCTTTGTCTTGCAGGGTGCGGACAGGCCGATCAGGCCGAGACTTCGATCGCGGCATCTCCGTCCGAACTGACCGCAGAGCAGGCGCGGCAATATGCGCATGACAGCTATGTCTTCACCTACCCGCTCGCCCTCTATTACCGGACGATGTATAATCAGGCGATCAAGCCGGGTATGGCATTCGGCCAGTGGTTGCACCTTGGCACGTCCACCCCTGACGATACCGATATCGTCACCCCCAATAACGACACGCCCTATTCCTATGCATGGGTCGATGTGCGGGCAGAGCCATGGGTGCTGACCATGCCTGCCATCGACAAGGACCGGTATTACACCAGCCAGTGGGACGACAGCTGGGGTTATGTCATCGACAACCCCGGTTCGGTGCTCGATGGCAACGGAGGCGGCAACTATCTGCTGGCGGGCCCCGACTGGAACGGCGAATTGCCCGACGGGATCAATCGTGTGATCCGCGGCGAAAGCACGCTGCTGGGCACGATTACCCGCACCCAATTGCTGGGCGGGCCGCAGGACATGCCGGCCGTCCGCAAGATTCAACAGCAATACAAGCTCCAGCCGCTCAGCGCATTTCTGGGAACGGAACCGCCTGCGCCGGCACCGGCAGTGGAGTGGCCCGAATGGACCGAAGGGGATGAAAAGACCGAGAAATACTGGGACTACGTCGCCTTTATGCTGCCCTTTATCGCACCCAATCCGGACGATGCCGATGCAATGGCCAAGTTGTCCGCGCTGGGTGTCGAGGCCGGCAAGGACTGGAACCCCGAAACGCTGGACCCCGCGATCCGCGATGCCGTGGCACAGGGCGTGCAGGACGCGATTGCAGAATTCGACGAATGGGGCACCAATCCCAAGCTCGATTCGGGCAAGATCTTTGGCAGCCGCGCCACGCAGGGCACCGACTATCTGAACCGCGCGCTGGGCACCTATCTGGGCATATTCGGTAATGTCAGCCAGCAGGCGATGTATTTGCAGATCCCGATCGACGCCAGTGGCGAACCGCTGGACGGCAGCAAACATAATTACACGATCACCTTCCCCAAGGGAGAGACGCCGCCGGTCGACTATTTCTGGTCATTCACCATGTATAAGGTGCCCCAACGCTGGCTCGTCGCCAATCCGATCGACCGTTATTCGATCTCGAACCGGACGAAGGGCATCAAGACCAATGCCGACGGTTCGCTGACGCTGTATTTCCAGCATGAATCGCCCGGCAAGGACAAGGAAAGCAACTGGCTGCCCGCGCCCGACGGCCCGTTCTGGATGGTGCTGCGCAATTACGGTCCGGACGAGACGATCATCGACGGCACCTTCCCTGCGCCGCGCCCCGTGCCGACCGGTGAATAG
- a CDS encoding DUF1254 domain-containing protein gives MQSNNRLRRAVTATAILCLLIAAGTNAHAREDESMTTTLEQARLQGNETIETPIGAIELTHNYFDDDASARLFDEMDYQRAAQAYIWSTPMTSLTTWRDQQASVYGASDMDFVVYETLKEKIGVVTGNLTTPYIMNFTSLKDGPLEIAYPAGQTAGGILDFWQRPVFDLGLTGPDKGEGATYIVVGPSEDPAQYERDGAYVYQSATNNIFIGIRLLDTAAGALDAFGAAYKMGPVGQPLKDVGIIKGKDLAWSGTAARGLDYWKTLASVLQDEPVRDIDKPWMAMLAPLGIEPGQPFQPDARQAAILTKGAAMGELMARNLQVNPRYTEPYWTGTQWYKSFDFHIPQETETRQELDERATWFYEAIGSTEGMVNPTPGAGQVYMTTKRDSNGDMLRADRTYRLHVPANVPVAQFWSLTLYSENTRRPYENGGTEIRSTSLDSRDDQLAFNDDGSIDLFVGVKPPAGMECNFMKTVDQDGWFVYFRLYAPEQPFFDKSFRLPDFERID, from the coding sequence ATGCAATCGAACAACCGCCTGCGCCGCGCCGTCACGGCAACGGCCATTTTATGCCTGCTGATCGCGGCCGGAACCAATGCCCATGCACGAGAGGACGAGTCCATGACCACCACGTTGGAACAGGCACGGTTGCAGGGGAATGAGACGATCGAAACCCCCATCGGCGCCATCGAACTGACGCATAATTATTTCGACGACGACGCCTCTGCGCGGTTGTTCGACGAGATGGATTACCAGCGTGCCGCCCAGGCCTATATCTGGAGCACGCCGATGACGAGCCTGACCACATGGCGCGACCAGCAGGCATCGGTCTATGGCGCGTCGGACATGGATTTCGTGGTCTATGAAACGCTGAAGGAAAAAATCGGCGTCGTTACCGGCAATCTGACTACGCCCTATATCATGAACTTCACTTCGCTAAAGGACGGGCCGCTCGAGATTGCCTATCCGGCAGGGCAGACGGCAGGCGGCATCCTCGATTTCTGGCAACGTCCGGTGTTCGATCTGGGGCTGACCGGCCCCGACAAGGGCGAGGGCGCGACCTATATCGTGGTCGGCCCGTCCGAAGATCCGGCGCAATATGAACGTGACGGCGCCTATGTCTATCAAAGCGCGACCAATAATATTTTCATCGGCATCCGCCTGCTCGACACGGCGGCGGGCGCGCTGGATGCATTCGGTGCCGCCTACAAGATGGGACCGGTGGGCCAGCCGCTGAAGGATGTCGGCATCATCAAGGGCAAGGATCTGGCGTGGAGCGGTACGGCGGCGCGCGGTCTGGATTACTGGAAAACATTGGCCAGCGTGCTGCAAGACGAACCCGTGCGCGACATCGACAAGCCGTGGATGGCGATGCTGGCCCCGCTGGGCATCGAACCGGGGCAACCGTTTCAACCAGACGCGCGGCAGGCCGCGATCCTGACCAAGGGTGCCGCGATGGGCGAGCTGATGGCGCGCAACCTGCAGGTCAATCCGCGCTATACCGAACCCTATTGGACCGGCACGCAATGGTACAAGAGTTTCGACTTTCATATCCCGCAGGAAACCGAGACCCGTCAGGAACTGGATGAACGCGCGACCTGGTTTTACGAGGCGATCGGCAGCACCGAAGGCATGGTGAACCCCACGCCCGGCGCGGGCCAGGTTTATATGACCACCAAACGCGACAGCAATGGCGACATGCTGCGCGCCGACCGCACCTATCGTCTGCATGTTCCTGCGAATGTGCCGGTCGCGCAGTTCTGGTCGCTGACGCTTTATAGCGAGAATACGCGCCGCCCCTATGAAAACGGCGGAACCGAAATCCGCAGCACCAGCCTTGACAGCCGCGACGACCAGCTGGCGTTCAACGACGATGGCAGCATCGACCTCTTTGTCGGCGTGAAGCCGCCTGCAGGCATGGAATGCAATTTTATGAAGACCGTCGATCAGGACGGCTGGTTCGTCTATTTCCGCCTCTACGCACCCGAACAGCCGTTCTTCGACAAGAGCTTTAGGCTGCCCGATTTCGAACGGATCGACTGA
- a CDS encoding LysE family translocator — translation MNIGLLLSFWVVSLALAATPGADWAYVIASGLKERALVAALSGLMLGYVAITILVAAGVGALVAQAPSLMAALTALGVGYLIWLGIGMLRHPPVPAPAQSDGRTGMQRIATGFGISGLNPKALLLFLALLPQFTSLGAVLPVGMQLGVLGFVHIVNCCAVYALVGLGSRAVLRSRPNAARVFGRCSGAIMIVLAIALAADKIWS, via the coding sequence ATGAATATCGGTCTTCTTCTGTCGTTTTGGGTCGTTTCCTTGGCGCTGGCTGCCACGCCGGGGGCGGATTGGGCCTATGTGATCGCATCCGGATTAAAGGAGCGCGCGCTTGTCGCTGCGTTATCGGGGTTGATGCTGGGCTATGTCGCAATCACGATTTTGGTCGCGGCAGGCGTTGGTGCATTGGTGGCGCAGGCTCCATCCTTGATGGCAGCGTTGACGGCGTTGGGCGTGGGCTACCTGATATGGCTCGGCATTGGCATGCTACGGCACCCACCTGTTCCGGCCCCAGCGCAATCCGATGGCCGGACAGGCATGCAGCGGATCGCAACCGGATTTGGCATCAGCGGGCTGAATCCGAAAGCATTGTTACTGTTTCTTGCCTTATTACCCCAATTCACCAGCTTGGGCGCGGTCTTGCCAGTCGGCATGCAGCTTGGCGTTCTGGGCTTTGTCCATATCGTGAACTGCTGCGCGGTGTATGCCCTCGTCGGCCTCGGTTCGCGTGCCGTTCTTCGCAGCCGCCCGAACGCCGCACGTGTCTTCGGCCGGTGTTCGGGCGCAATCATGATCGTTCTGGCCATTGCACTTGCCGCCGACAAGATATGGTCTTGA
- a CDS encoding Lrp/AsnC family transcriptional regulator — translation MGNGLSSISGKVLPNFFHWADILGRSFSMDSFDRKILSALQADGRLTITELADRVGLSLSPCHRRLRRLEQNGLIAGYHARLAAPKLGLNFSAIVFATVRSSQHDELESFEQALLRVPEVITAQRLFGDPDYMLHIVCADLGSFQRLYDDRLATMPNVQKLTSTLVMKDVIRNGLLPL, via the coding sequence ATGGGCAATGGATTATCGTCGATCTCCGGCAAAGTGCTGCCTAATTTCTTCCATTGGGCAGACATTTTGGGTAGAAGTTTCTCGATGGACAGCTTTGACAGGAAGATTCTTTCGGCCCTTCAGGCCGACGGGCGGCTGACAATTACCGAACTGGCCGACCGCGTCGGTCTCAGCCTCTCTCCATGCCATCGCAGGTTAAGGCGGCTGGAACAGAACGGTTTGATTGCGGGATATCACGCGCGCCTCGCAGCACCGAAACTGGGGCTGAATTTTTCGGCTATCGTGTTTGCCACCGTGCGCAGCAGCCAGCATGACGAGCTGGAGTCTTTCGAACAGGCATTGCTGCGCGTTCCGGAAGTCATCACCGCACAGCGCCTGTTCGGAGATCCGGACTATATGCTGCATATTGTCTGCGCCGATCTGGGATCGTTTCAGCGGTTGTACGACGATCGCCTGGCAACCATGCCCAATGTGCAAAAGTTGACGTCGACACTCGTGATGAAGGACGTGATCAGGAACGGCCTTTTGCCACTGTGA